Genomic window (Aquimarina sp. BL5):
TTTAGAGAGCCTACTAATAGATCATTTTTCCAGTCAGGATATTTGTCACTAGTTACAAAATCCATTCCGCTTGGAGCGATAGAAGGAGTCCAGTAATATATAGGTTGTTCCATACCTTCTTTGTTGGTTATATCTGTGATAGAAGATCCACTATAATTAATTCCATATGTAATGATTGGCCATCCATAGTTTACTTCTTTTTTGACAATATTAATTTCATCGCCTCCTCTTGGACCGTGTTCGTGAACCCATATTTTTCCGTCTAAAGGATTTAGTGCCATACCTTGAGGGTTTCTATGTCCGTATGAGAAGATTGCTTTTTTTGCACCATTTTCATTTACGAAAGGATTGTCATCGGGAATGCTTCCATCATCATTAAGTCTATAAACTTTTCCACCATCCCTAGTTATATCTTGTGGGTTTTCATCTCTATTTCCTCTATCTCCAATACTGAAATAAAGATACCCTTCATTATCAAATTCTATTCTAGATCCAAAATGGTGTCCGCGAGTAGTATTAGGAGTTCCTTTATATAATTTTTCTATAGACGTTAATTGGTTATTTTGGAGTTTAGCTCTGATCAATGCAGTATGTCCTCCTTTTTCTGACCCTTCTTTGGAGGAATGTGTGATATATAGCCATCCATTCTCACTGTATTTAGGATGAAGCTCAATGTCTAATAACCCTCCCTGATTACGGTTGTATACTTCAGGGACATTGCCGATTTGAGTCTTGGTTCCGCCTTTATAATGAATTAGTTCGCCACTTTTTTCCGTAATAAGCATACTACCGTCTGGTAACCAAACCATCCCCCAAGGAATTTGTAAATCAGGAACGACAATTTCTGTAGTATAGTTTTTTGGATCAGCGACTATCTGGACATCATTTTTCTTTTCTTGGGCACAGGAAAAGAGGGTACTTAATAGTACTATTTTTAGAAATACAAAATTCTTCATTTCAATCATTGAGTTTACTCCTGAAAATTACAAATAAAAATTATTTATAATCTATATTTTATGTTAATGCCTCCATATATATTAAAAGGTATCCCTGGATAAAAATACCTAGGAGCATTACCTCCAAAACCGCTGGCATTAATCTGTAGTTGCGAAGCGTATTTTATGTCTAAAATGTTATTGGCGCCTAAAAAGAGATCGTAAGAGAGGTGCTTTATAATATTGTTTTTATATCCTATTTTACCATTTAATAATTCATATTGATCATTGAACACTGTGTTTTGATCATTAGCTGGAATTTCACCAACTATCTGAAAATTAAGATTTCCGTAAATTCCTTTTTTAGAGATTAGGTCAACCCCTAGATTAATAACATGAGAAGGAACCCCAGTAACATCATTACCCGAAAAATCCGAATCAAGATCTACAAAATCATTAAATTTATAATCATTGATAGATGCGTTAGCAAATAAATTGAGTTGTTTTTGATTAAACTTAAGTAGGTTGTAATTTATCGTTCCTTCTATTCCGTTATGAATTGTTTTTCCGGCATTAATGGCAAAGAAATTATCTTCTTCAGTTCTTCTAGCTACTAATAAATCTTTAATTCGCAGAGAGTATAAAGAAAGAGAACCATATAATTTGCTTTTGAAAAAATTATAACGAGTACCAATTTCATAGTTCCATCCGATTTCTGGTTTTATATCCGGATTGAATTCACCATCCGGTAATAAAGTTTCTGAAGTAGTAGGAGTAGAGAAACCGTGAGCTACGTTTCCGAAAAAAATAAAATTATTGTTTAATAGGTAATTTACTCCAGCTTTTGGAGAGAAAATTGGATCAAAATCAAAACTTCCAGAACTATCATCATTATCAACTAAAAACTCATCATCAATATCAAAAAATGTTTGATTTAGATGAATCCCAAAATTAAATTGAAGTTTATCATTTGCTTTGAAATTAGTCTCGGCAAAAAGATTGTAATAA
Coding sequences:
- a CDS encoding PQQ-dependent sugar dehydrogenase, whose translation is MKNFVFLKIVLLSTLFSCAQEKKNDVQIVADPKNYTTEIVVPDLQIPWGMVWLPDGSMLITEKSGELIHYKGGTKTQIGNVPEVYNRNQGGLLDIELHPKYSENGWLYITHSSKEGSEKGGHTALIRAKLQNNQLTSIEKLYKGTPNTTRGHHFGSRIEFDNEGYLYFSIGDRGNRDENPQDITRDGGKVYRLNDDGSIPDDNPFVNENGAKKAIFSYGHRNPQGMALNPLDGKIWVHEHGPRGGDEINIVKKEVNYGWPIITYGINYSGSSITDITNKEGMEQPIYYWTPSIAPSGMDFVTSDKYPDWKNDLLVGSLKFQYLELVELDKDQVIGRKKIAEDIGRVRNVRQGPDGYIYVAVENKGIIKILPKS